The Bacillus marinisedimentorum region GCGGGCGGGCGGTGGGCCTCGTCGCTCCTGTGGGGTCTCACCTGTCCCGCTAGTCCCGCAGGACATTGAATAAGCTTCCTCGAATTGACACCGCACGAAGAAAATTGGTTTTTATTTTCGAGGAGTCTCGCACCTTCCACTCCAATCAACTAGTAAAAAAATCAACATTGAGCTTTAACACAGCCTTTTAGAAAGATGACACAACTTATTGTCCGCTATGGAATTCGTATGTTAAAACGCATGAAGCATTGCTTATTGAGAAGGGTTTCGGTAGACAAGGGGTGTCCGTCCCCAAACAGCCGTGAGCGCTGTCTTCCAAAACATATAGGATACATGTAAGCTATTTTAATACGGGAGCACCGCTGTTATAATAGTCAGGTAGGTGATGATAAATGAAAACGATTTACGACGTGCAACAATTTTTAAAACAGTACGGGACAATTATATATATCGGTGACCGGGCCAGCGATCTGGAACTGATGGAAGATGAAATCCATGAATTGTATAAGTCGCAGCTGATCGAGACGAAAGATTACCAGATGGCTGTTCTGCTGCTGCGCCAGGAAGCCCGGAAGGCGAGGGAAAAAAATGAACAGTACGATTGAAACGATGTTGAACCACCGATCAATCCGTAAGTTTAAAGATCTGGAACTATCTAACAGCCAAGTAGAGATGATCGTAAAAGCTGCCCAGTCAGCTTCTACTTCAAGCCATGTACAGGCTTATTCCATTATAGGTGTAACGGACATGGCAAAAAAGAGGAAGCTTGCTGAAATTGCAAAGGGCCAGAAATATGTGGAACAAAACGGACACTTTTTTGTGTTTTGTGCGGATTTGCACCGGCATGAAGTGATTGCCGATAAACGTGAACAAAAAGAGGTTTATGGAAATCTTGAAACAGCGGAATCGTTCATGGTCGCTGTCATTGATGCAGCGCTTGCCGCCCAGAACGCCGCTGTGGCAGCTGAATCTATGGGGCTGGGCATATGCTACATAGGCGGGTTGCGTAATGATATGGAAGGCGTGGCGGATTTACTCGGTCTGCCGCAGCGTACGGCACCGCTCTTTGGGATGGCAGTCGGCTATCCAGATCAGGATCCCGGAAGGAAGCCGCGGCTTCCTGCAGCCGCTGTTTATCACGAGAACGAATACATGAAGGATCGGGAAAAGACCGCTCGGCTGCTGGATCAGTATGACAGGGAAATGCAAGATTATTACATCGCCAGAACGGGCGGCAAACGAAAGGACACGTGGAGCGGCATGATGGCCGGGATGTTCTCAGAGCCGAAACGGACATACATAAAATCCTTTTTGAAGCGGATCGGGTTTCCTTTTAATTAATGGCTGGATTTCAATTGTGATTTTTTAAAAAAATGTCGAACTTGTGCTGAAGGTTGATGCAGTACCTATAGCGGTAATCAACACCCGCATTTCAAAGCGCCGTATTAAAAACATTAAAAACAACCCATCAGGGCTTTCTGTGGAAAAACGAATGAATAGAGAATGTGAAGCTGGGAACGGGAGGAAGCCGCGGTCATATATAAGCGGATAGCGGACGGTTAGCATGAATCGATGTCATTATTAAGCTTAAACTGAGCCTCATAAATAGACAGAGAAGGTGGAAAGTTATGAAAAAAGACTGGCTTGCGGGTGTAGACCTGGGCGGGACCACAATTAAATTGGCTTTTACGGACCTATATGGTGATATCATCACAAAATGGGAAATAACAACGGATACATCTGATCAGGGTAAAAATATCACTGAAGACATCGCCCGTACCATAGATGAAAAGCTTGATGAACTGAAAGAAAGTAAAGGCCGGCTTGCTGGAATCGGAATGGGAGCTCCGGGTTTCATCAACATGGAAACCGGGTTCATTTATCAAGCTGTCAATATCGGATGGAAAGACTTTCCGCTTAAAGACCGCCTTGAAATAGAGACAGGGCTGCCTGTCACTGTAGATAATGATGCCAACATCGCTGCCATCGGCGAAATGTGGAAAGGCGCCGGAGACGGGGCGAGGGATTTGCTTGCTGTCACGCTTGGAACCGGTGTCGGCGGCGGCATTATTGCCAATGGGGAGATTTTGCATGGAACCAACGGGATGGCCGGGGAGATCGGGCATATCACATCCATCCCTGAGGGGGGGGCACGCTGCAATTGCGGTAAGACGGGCTGCCTGGAAACAATTGCTTCGGCTACAGGAATTGTCAGGGTTGCGCGTGAAAAGCTTGCTGAA contains the following coding sequences:
- a CDS encoding YqgQ family protein; the protein is MKTIYDVQQFLKQYGTIIYIGDRASDLELMEDEIHELYKSQLIETKDYQMAVLLLRQEARKAREKNEQYD
- the nfsA gene encoding oxygen-insensitive NADPH nitroreductase codes for the protein MNSTIETMLNHRSIRKFKDLELSNSQVEMIVKAAQSASTSSHVQAYSIIGVTDMAKKRKLAEIAKGQKYVEQNGHFFVFCADLHRHEVIADKREQKEVYGNLETAESFMVAVIDAALAAQNAAVAAESMGLGICYIGGLRNDMEGVADLLGLPQRTAPLFGMAVGYPDQDPGRKPRLPAAAVYHENEYMKDREKTARLLDQYDREMQDYYIARTGGKRKDTWSGMMAGMFSEPKRTYIKSFLKRIGFPFN
- a CDS encoding ROK family glucokinase, with the protein product MKKDWLAGVDLGGTTIKLAFTDLYGDIITKWEITTDTSDQGKNITEDIARTIDEKLDELKESKGRLAGIGMGAPGFINMETGFIYQAVNIGWKDFPLKDRLEIETGLPVTVDNDANIAAIGEMWKGAGDGARDLLAVTLGTGVGGGIIANGEILHGTNGMAGEIGHITSIPEGGARCNCGKTGCLETIASATGIVRVAREKLAEAESVSELAKITADGSPLTSRDVFTAAEAGDALAAEVVDEVMFHLGLALANLANAINPSKIVIGGGVSKAGAALIDPLEKHFKRFALPRVYEGAEIAAATLGNDAGVIGGAFLAKNRTK